CAAAGTATCAGATGCCTGCGGCAAGCCCTTCGGGTTCGCCAGTTCCCTACGGCGGGAAACCCGCCTTCTCCTAACGGAGACGCTATGCGAACAGGACTGGACTCACCAGTTGCTTTCCGACGCAAGGCGACAGGAATGTACTGGCTCGACTTTTCGCTTTTTCGCCACCTTTTATTGAATCATGACAGATTATAATCGTAAACGCGTTGTTGTAACTGGTGTTGGCGCGATTACACCGATTGGTAACACAGCAACAGATTATTGGGAAGGATTGTTAAGTGGACGCAATGGCATTGATTACATCACCGCCTTTGATGCGTCTCGCCATGACTGCCGGATTGCTGGTGAAGTGAAAAATTTTGATCCACATGATTACTTGGAACGCAAAGAAGCCAAGCGTATGGATCGGTTTGCCCAATTTGGGGTCGCTGCTGCAAAACAGGCTCTCTCTGACGCGCAATTAGTGATTGATGACCTGAACGCAGAACAGGTCGGTGTTATGATTGGTTCTGGCGTTGGCGGCATTAAGGTATTAGAAGACCAGCAAACTATTTACCTCAATCGTGGGCCAGACCGCTGTAGTCCATTCATGATACCCATGATGATTGCCAATATGGCGGCAGGATTAACGGCAATTCACACTGGTGCTAAAGGCCCAAATTCCTGCGCTGTAACTGCGTGCGCTGCCGGCTCCAACGCTATCGGAGACGCTTTTCGCCTAATTCAAGGGGGCTACGCTCAAGCAATGATTTGTGGTGGCACAGAGGCGGCAGTTACACCGTTGTCGGTAGCTGGGTTTGCTGCTTGTAAGGCATTGTCTTTTCGCAACGACGACCCAGCTCATGCTTGTCGTCCCTTTGACCGCGATCGCGACGGATTTGTTTTAGGTGAAGGTGCGGGAATTTTAATTCTAGAAGAACTACAATATGCCATTAGTCGCGGCGCTCGCATTTATGCCGAACTTATCGGCTATGGGATGACTTGTGATGCCTACCACATCACCTCACCTGTACCTGGTGGACTGGGAGCAGCCAGAGCCATTCAACTCGCCCTCAAGGATGCAGAACTAACGCCGGAGATGGTTAGTTATATCAATGCTCACGGTACTAGCACCCCAGCTAATGATTCGACTGAAAGCGGAGCAATTAAAAAAGCTTTGGGAGAACACGCCTATAAAGTGGCAATCAGTTCGACTAAATCGATGACAGGTCATCTGTTGGGCGGTTCTGGAGGTATTGAGGCCGTAGCAACAGCACTGGCGATCGCTAACGACCAAATTCCACCAACAATCAACTTAGAAAATCCCGATGTAGAGTGTGATTTAGATTACGTACCTCACACCAGTCGCGCTCAAAAAGTCGAGGTGGCACTATCCAACTCTTTTGGATTTGGCGGTCACAATGTCACACTAGCGTTTAAGAAATACCCCTAAAATTTCCAATTTTGTAGCTTGCCGGATCTCAGAAAATGAGATGGCAAAAGTATCATAGATATCATTCCGATATAAGTTAAGCGTTCGGCATAACCCAATTATCAGCTTGATTTATCACCAGAAACTCAGAAGATCCCGCTTGTCCATCGACAATCGGGAGTGGGATGATGAGGATACTGTGGGGGAATCTAGAATAACCCCAGCAAGAGAGAGCTACTCAAGAGTGCTAACCCGTCGTTAAAAACAATCTTATTATGGCTGTTGCAACCCAATCCCTCGAAGAACTTTCAATCAACTCGATCCGTTTCTTGGCTATTGACGCCGTAGAAAAGGCTAAATCGGGACACCCAGGACTGCCGATGGGCGCGGCTCCAATGGCTTTTGTACTTTGGGATCGCTATTTGCGGTTTAACCCCAAAAATCCCAAGTGGTTTAACCGTGATCGCTTTGTCTTGTCTGCTGGTCATGGCTCGATGTTACAGTATGCCTTGCTCTACTTGACAGGCTACGACAGCGTAACCATTGAAGATATCAAGCAATTCCGGCAGTGGGAATCCAAAACCCCTGGACACCCCGAAAACTTCATGACCCCAGGCGTGGAAGTGACCACAGGCCCACTGGGTCAAGGAATTGCTAATGCCGTAGGTTTAGCGATCGCTGAAGCCCACCTTGCTGCTAAGTTTAATAAGCCCGATACCAAGATTGTTGACCATTACACCTACGTAATTGTGGGTGACGGTTGCAACATGGAAGGCATTTCTGGTGAAGCTGCTTCTTTCGCAGGGCATTTGGGACTAGGCAAACTCATCGCCCTTTACGATGACAACCACATTTCCATCGACGGTTCCACCGATGTAGCATTCACCGAAGATGTTTCCAAGCGCTTTGAAGCTTATGGTTGGCACATTCTACACGTTAAAGAAGGTAACACTGACTTAGAAGGGATTGCTAAAGCAATTGAAGCAGCCAAGGCTGTCACCGATAAGCCTTCTTTCATCAAAGTCACAACCACCATTGGTTATGGTTCTCCCAACAAAGCAAACACCGCTGGTGTTCACGGTGCTGCTTTGGGTGGAGATGAAGTGGCATTGACGCGGAAAAATTTGGGTTGGGAATACGAACCTTTTGTCATTCCCCAAGATGTCCTCGACTATACACGTAAAGCAGTAGAACGTGGCGCAGGCTACGAAGCTGACTGGAACAAGGCATATAGCGAGTACAAAGCTAAGTATCCTCAAGAAGCCGCTGAATTTGAGCGTTATACTAGCGGTAAACTGCCTGACGGTTGGGATAAGGTACTACCTAGTTACACCCCCGAAGACAAAGCGCTGCCTACCCGTAAGCACTCAGAAACCAGCCTTAACAAACTAGGGTCAGTTTTACCTGAATTAATTGGTGGTTCAGCTGACTTAACCCACTCCAACCTCACCGAGCTTAAGGGGATCGGTGACTTTCAGAAAGGGGAATACCAAAACCGCAACATCCACTTTGGTGTACGGGAACATGGTATGGGCGCGATTTGTAATGGTATAGCGCTGCATGGTTCAGGATTAATTCCTTACGGTGCTACCTTCCTGATTTTCACAGACTATATGCGTGCCTCGATCCGCTTATCTGCTTTGTCCCAAGCTGGTGTCATTTGGGTGATGACTCACGACTCGATTGGACAAGGTGAAGATGGCCCAACCCACCAACCAATTGAAACTTTGGCTTCCTTGCGAGCCATCCCTAACCTGACAGTGATTCGTCCCGCAGATGGAAACGAAACATCTGGTGCTTACAAAATAGCGATTGAAAGAGCAAAGAACAACGCTCCTACCCTATTGGCGTTCACCCGTCAAAATGTTCCTAACTTAGCAGGTACGTCCGTTGAGAATGTGGCGAAAGGTGGATACACAGTTGTGGATTCTGAAGGCACACCAGAGTTAATCATCATTGCTACTGGTTCAGAATTAAACCTCGCTGTTACCGCAGCTGAGAAACTCACAGCCGAAGGTAAAAAAGTCCGTGTTGTTTCCTTGCCAGCATGGGATCTATTTGAAGCACAAGATGCGGCTTATAAAGAGTCCGTTCTGCCGAAAGCCGTTACCAAGCGCTTGTCTGTAGAAGCTGCCAGCAGTTTCGGTTGGCATAAGTATGTTGGTACTGAAGGCGATACTGTTAGTATTGATCGCTTCGGTGCTTCGGCTCCTGGTGGAGTTTGTTTAGAGAAGTTTGGTTTTAGCGTTGATAATGTGTTAGCTAAGGCTAAGCAATTGTTGGGTTAATAGCAACAGAATATTCTCTTATTTTCTAAGGTGGGCTGAAAAGCCCGCCTTTTTTAATGCAGAGGTAGATTAACTATAATTGGGGTTAAGTTTAGTAACTGGGAGGAAGTTATGCAGAACGTTTCTAAGAAAAGAGATGTTTTATATAACTTAATATAGTCACTAAGGATAAAGCGATCGCGTTATAATTTGCAGTGCGCTATAGTATTATAGTACAATAATACTATATTATAAGTCAATATTTATACTGAGAGGCAGTATGAAAGCAGAGCTTCTCAAGAGATTTTTTAGGGCGATCGCTAGTTCAGATCAACAGGCGATTGATAAGCTGACATATTTAGTGATTGAGGAAGAACGCAGTAAGGGACATACTCTCTTAGCTGACCAGTTAGAGAATATCACTAAAAAAAGCCAGAAAGAGAAGCCTACTAACATCAGCAAATCTGCTTCTTCAATACCAGAAAACTTACAGACATTAACTGAGTTACCGACTAGCAAGCGATTTAATCTTCCTTTAGTAACTATTATACCAAGGGAGCATTTACGGCATCATATGGTGTTGCCAGAAAAAATTGAGAAACGTTTCTGCCGAATTGAACGTGAATATGCGGCAAGAGATAGGCTTGCTCATCATGGATTGCGTTACAGACAAAAAATTCTTCTATATGGGCCTCCTGGGTGTGGAAAGACGCTAGGAGCAGAACGTTTAGCTTGGAATACAGGATTACCACTGCTGAAAGTTCGGTTTGATGCAATGGTGTCGTCTTTTTTAGGGGAAACTGCGAGCAATTTGAGACTTGTATTTGAGGATGCTTCAAAAAATCCATGCTTATTGTTTCTTGATGAATGTGACTCAATTGCTAAAACACGAGAAGACTCTCAAGAAGTAGGAGAAATTAAGCGAGTAGTAAATACATTTCTTCAAATTTTGGACGAGTATCAACCGTCTTCTGGGCTTTTAGTAGCAGCTACGAACCTAAATAAATCTCTAGATACTGCTCTTTGGAGAAGATTTGATGACTTGATCGCAGTACCCAAACCCGGAGAACAAGAGCTAGAATTTATACTAAGGGAAACATTATCTGCAATTGAAGTGGGATCTATCAACTGGCCAAGGATCATTGAGCAGATGAAAGATTTTTCTGCGGCTCAAGCTGTGAGGGTTGCACAAGATGCAGCTAAAAGAGCAATCCTTGAGCGAGAGGAGCTAGTGATTCAGGAACACTTAGAAGAAGCGATCACAGAAATTAAAGTTTCCTAGTATTAATTTTTGGTGTCTGAATAAATAAATGGTTGAAAGTTCTCAGGGTTTTCCACATATCCAGCTTAGGCTGACAACAGAAGGACGTGCTGCATCGCCACCAG
This region of Nostoc sp. UHCC 0302 genomic DNA includes:
- the fabF gene encoding beta-ketoacyl-ACP synthase II, whose translation is MTDYNRKRVVVTGVGAITPIGNTATDYWEGLLSGRNGIDYITAFDASRHDCRIAGEVKNFDPHDYLERKEAKRMDRFAQFGVAAAKQALSDAQLVIDDLNAEQVGVMIGSGVGGIKVLEDQQTIYLNRGPDRCSPFMIPMMIANMAAGLTAIHTGAKGPNSCAVTACAAGSNAIGDAFRLIQGGYAQAMICGGTEAAVTPLSVAGFAACKALSFRNDDPAHACRPFDRDRDGFVLGEGAGILILEELQYAISRGARIYAELIGYGMTCDAYHITSPVPGGLGAARAIQLALKDAELTPEMVSYINAHGTSTPANDSTESGAIKKALGEHAYKVAISSTKSMTGHLLGGSGGIEAVATALAIANDQIPPTINLENPDVECDLDYVPHTSRAQKVEVALSNSFGFGGHNVTLAFKKYP
- the tkt gene encoding transketolase — protein: MAVATQSLEELSINSIRFLAIDAVEKAKSGHPGLPMGAAPMAFVLWDRYLRFNPKNPKWFNRDRFVLSAGHGSMLQYALLYLTGYDSVTIEDIKQFRQWESKTPGHPENFMTPGVEVTTGPLGQGIANAVGLAIAEAHLAAKFNKPDTKIVDHYTYVIVGDGCNMEGISGEAASFAGHLGLGKLIALYDDNHISIDGSTDVAFTEDVSKRFEAYGWHILHVKEGNTDLEGIAKAIEAAKAVTDKPSFIKVTTTIGYGSPNKANTAGVHGAALGGDEVALTRKNLGWEYEPFVIPQDVLDYTRKAVERGAGYEADWNKAYSEYKAKYPQEAAEFERYTSGKLPDGWDKVLPSYTPEDKALPTRKHSETSLNKLGSVLPELIGGSADLTHSNLTELKGIGDFQKGEYQNRNIHFGVREHGMGAICNGIALHGSGLIPYGATFLIFTDYMRASIRLSALSQAGVIWVMTHDSIGQGEDGPTHQPIETLASLRAIPNLTVIRPADGNETSGAYKIAIERAKNNAPTLLAFTRQNVPNLAGTSVENVAKGGYTVVDSEGTPELIIIATGSELNLAVTAAEKLTAEGKKVRVVSLPAWDLFEAQDAAYKESVLPKAVTKRLSVEAASSFGWHKYVGTEGDTVSIDRFGASAPGGVCLEKFGFSVDNVLAKAKQLLG
- a CDS encoding ATP-binding protein: MKAELLKRFFRAIASSDQQAIDKLTYLVIEEERSKGHTLLADQLENITKKSQKEKPTNISKSASSIPENLQTLTELPTSKRFNLPLVTIIPREHLRHHMVLPEKIEKRFCRIEREYAARDRLAHHGLRYRQKILLYGPPGCGKTLGAERLAWNTGLPLLKVRFDAMVSSFLGETASNLRLVFEDASKNPCLLFLDECDSIAKTREDSQEVGEIKRVVNTFLQILDEYQPSSGLLVAATNLNKSLDTALWRRFDDLIAVPKPGEQELEFILRETLSAIEVGSINWPRIIEQMKDFSAAQAVRVAQDAAKRAILEREELVIQEHLEEAITEIKVS